The Paraburkholderia sabiae nucleotide sequence GGGGGCAGCTGCAACACGTGATATAGGCAGAACCGCCGCAGAGCAGTTCCCACTCGCTAGTTACGTAGGATCCTATTTTAGTCTCAGAGCTTTCTCATCTTCTTGTTTGCGAAAGAGCCAGTTGGTTTTCAGGCTGCCGGGGCCCTGAGTGTCAATGGAGGCAACCCTCTTTGCCTGATTCCCACTGAGTTGGTTGCCGGTGCATTTGACTTCTGCACGACGACACCCGAGTATTGGGGTTACTGGTTCGTGCCCGGCTCATTGGGTTCGCGACCCCAAGTCTGCTTTGCAACGTTCCCAGTTCGCCGCACCGTAACAATATCGTGTGTGGCAAATAATGTCGGGCGACGAGGTCTCGTCTCGACTTTCGATCTTCGGCAGGTGAATAGTTCGTCAAGCGTTCACGACGGCCATCATGTCAGAATGAATGGACTCCTGCCGATCATCGATCGGCCATCACGTATGCGTGACCGTTCCACGATGGCAGAATGTGCGAAAGGAGAGCCATTAACCGGTTGCCTGCAGTACGAGTTGCGCAAGGAGCGACCGGCGGCTGGGCTCATGTGTATTGCATCCGCGCATCTACTGCGATCTGTTTGCGAAGCGCCTCCAAACGCTCAAGCACCTTTTCTCCAAAACGCGGATCGGGGCTAGCAGAAACGACGGCATCGACCGCTGCCCAGTCCTGTTCCGTCAACACCTGCGCGGCGCGAGGCATCAAATCTCGCTCTTCAGTAGAAATGTGGTGACGTTGGTACACAAGGTACGTGGCCGTGGCCGCCTCCAGAGCCGTGCGGGAGATGATGACATCTCCAGCGGCTTCATTGATGCGATTTAGGAGTTCATCGCCGGCCGCGGAAACCACGCGATGCTCCTGAAGGACTCGATTCACGACGACTTGAATCCCGGGATCGTGTTTGGCAAGCCGAGCGTACGCGACATCCTCGCGCGGATGATGAATACGATCGGAAAAATTACGCATGTAGTAAAGGATGTCGTTCATAAGCCCGTAATTCGGACTCTCGCCCCGACGGAGCACAGCCAGCTGTTCTTCGAGAAGATCGAGCAGCCGGGAAAAACTAACGTGCTCGGTGTGCCATACAGAAAGTGAGTCTGTCATGACATGCTCCATGGTCAGGTACAGACTGTCTTAACCAAACGGTGAATGCGCCCTTGTCGGCGTGATCGATAGTGCCGCAGCGCGACCGGTACAATCGAAATGTTACCAGGTGCACCGCCAAGAAGGACTGACACAGATCAATACACTGTGGTATTGATAGGCAGTGATCGCTCGCGGCACGGACGGCTTGGGGCAGCGTCAAGCAGCACGCCAGTCAACATGGTTGTCGCGGTCCACGGAGGCACGATCACGGTTCGTAGTAGCGCCGGATCGGCTCACGTATACTCCGCGCTGAAACACAGGAACCATTCCGAGAGCAGGTGCTGGATCTGCTCGGCCGCTTCGTCGGAGAGTTCGGGCAGCGTTGGCGTACGCGGTATGTAATCCGCTTGCCGGTTTCGGGCCTTCGTACGTCTGGATTACACGTTCATCAGAACTCCTCAATGTCCTGTTGCAGCAGTTCGTCGGGGATATGGGTTCAGCGCCTTCGGTACGGCCGGCTGCATGGCGGTGCGCAGGATGCGGACCGCCTGCCGTGGCAACCCTCGTGAGGCCTGTCGCGGAAGTTCAAGCCCGGAGTCGGACAGCAGCGCGTGCGAGATCAATTGCCCGCCTAGATGTGCATCAGGGTGGTGAGCTTCGCACCCGGTCGGCCTTTGGTCGTCTGACGTATGTTTTGGAGCGCGGTTCCCGCGTCATATTACCGATCCCGCGACGGAGCTTACCTGTCTAACCTCGAATAGCGCGAGATACCGCTCCTCATTCTGCGCGCGACGTAACAGATGAACTGCGCCACCGGTTCGCGTCTGGTTGCGTTCGAACGCCCCCCAGTCGATGTAACCTTCGTGGTGCTCTTTGAGCAAAACCTCCCATTGATCAAACGGCTTTCGATGCCTGTACGTCTTGTGTGCACGGCCATCTACGATGGTCGTCTGGCTGCCACTCTTGCCATAGGCATAAGCTCCGGCGTATAAGGCATTCCTAAGCACTGATATGACGTTGCGATAACGTATAGCGTCCAATCGAATTGCGTCAGCGTCCTGCCGTCGGTCGGTCTTGGAAACTGGATCTGTTCGGCCAGCAACGACAGGAAGGCTTGTCGCGCGCTGCCCAGTTCACGAAAGCGCGCAAAGATCAGGCGTATGACCTCCTGAAGCCGCTGGTCTGGATCCAGGCCTAGCCCAATATCACGGTGCCAGAGATAGCCGATCGGTACGCTAATACGCAGTTCGCCCCGCTGAACCTTGGCGCGAGCTGCATCCAGCATCCTTGTTCGAAGACCGTTGAGCTCGAATTCGCTGATGCTACCCTTCATGCCCAGCAGCAACCGGTCGCAGATGGTGCCAGTCTCGTCCATCGCGGGCAAGACGCGACGCATCCAGACAAAGCACCGTGCCGACTTCGCCGGCGCACAGCAACGCCACGAGCCGCTCAAAACCGGGGCCCGCGACCGTACCGCTGGCCGAGCGGCCGAGATCGTCATCGATCACCTCGATGTCAAAAATCCGCGACGCTTGCCTTCTCCGACTTGCTCGTACTGGCGACGCTTGCTCTCGGTGTTCATCTGAACCTGAGCCTGCGTCGACTGTTGGACATAAACTACTGCTTTGCGCTGGAGCAGAGGGTCTGGCAAACGATCAGCGTTCGTCATCGTCAGACTCCTTGCCGAGGGCGACGTTTGCGGTCTGGAGCAGCAACTTCGCCAGGTGTGTGATTGCCCTTGCGCGCTGTGCCGCACTCATTCCCTGAAGATCGGCGGTATCGAACCTGAGACGCGTCTGCGTCAGCGCAGGCGGTTGTGGGCGCAGCAGGACGCCCCCTTGGCAGCTTGGCCATTGCGTTTCTCCCGGACGGAAGTGGAACCGTCCGACGAGTGTGCTCGCAAGCGCCAGTCAACGAGCAGTCGCTCGAGTTCGCTCAGCACCGCAACTGTGACGCGCGGCTCGCCCAAGGCTATAGCAGTACACGAGACGCGACCAGCATCCACGCCGACACCAACCTCACTACGCCTGGGCTGGACTCGACGTGCACCACGCGACCGCCGTTTCGTTCCTCGACGTCTCGTGCCTTGACGCGTCGCCCGTACAAGGGATGCCAACGGTAATGGACTTAAACTTCCTGCCCGATATAGGCAGAATGATCGCGAACCTGCCATCGGCCGCAACTATCTTTTCGCGGGAGCGGACTCTGGCGGAGAACGTGCCGCAGCGATTTACAGTCTCGTTGAAGCTTAACGGCATCGATCCTGAGACCTATCTGGACACCGTTCTCGCCCGGATCGCAAGTCATCCAATCAACCGCGTTGGCGAACTACTCCCATGGAGAGTTGCCGGCGCAGTTAATCAGGGTCGTTCAAGTGGTTCAAGCCTGAAATGCGTTTCCGCGTAGGAGACGTTGCAACGCCACACTTCCTTCCCTTCCCGATCGAAGATCGCGGTGCCCTTTACTATCGTGCACTGCGCCTGCGGAAACACGGCACCATGCCCATTGATCGCAGCAGACAACGCATTCCGTTCCCTACAACTCGCCAAGTATTTACCGTCTCGCAGAATCATCCCCGCCACCAAACGTCCTGAAAACGTCTCATCTTACCTTGTCACCATGTCAGTCAAGCAGCGCTTACGTTCGATGTGCATTTCCTCGCGCAGCTTCGCGTCGAGATTTGACATCGGTTCGTCGAGCAGCAGCAACTCGGGCCGCATCGCGAGCGCACGCGCGAATCGCGACGCCCGGGCGCTGGCCGCCCGACAGTTCATTCGGATAACGCGTGTCGAGACCTATTCTGAAGCGCTGCGTCTAATTCAACTGCCGGGATGTTGCCGGGTGTGTGCCCTTAATGCACGTCAATGGGAAAGAGAACTCGCAATTCTCAGTGATACACCTCGGTGCCCCTCAAGCAGTATTCGCAGCTTACCCGGTTCGTCGAGGTGACCGATAATCGAATCGGCGAGCATGTCGATGACAGGTCCTGGCGCGGTGCAGGGTAGCATAATAGTCTCATCGACGGTGCTTGCGCCAAAGTTCAGAGCTGTAATCTGAGTCTCTTTCCCTCCAGGAAGTTCGTGAACCATTACCAGGAGGCCTGGCGCGACAACGTCAGGAATCTCGATTTGCCGACTCGCGGCGATGCCGTACGAGTCACGCACAGCGAGGAGACGCTTGAGTTGCGAAGCGAAAGAGGCAGGGTCGGCGAGCTGCTCCGGCAACGTACCGTACAAGGCCACTGCGCGCGGTATGCCTTCATCAGATGTGTATGCGTGCGGGTTTTCTCCCGTCAGATCATAAGCACCGCGTTGTACCCAGCGCGTGTCTCCGTCAGTCGTTCGCTCCTCGACGGCCTCAATGGGTAAGGGCAGTGCGCCGACAAGGTCCCACCCCGATATTGCAAAAACGCCTGGCTGCAATGCATTGAACATCGCAAGAAGAAGATGAATTTGTCGGATATTGTCTCTGTCCCCGGGCGTTATGGCGTCCAGGTCCCGAATATTGAGTGCCGCAGTGATGACGCTGGCTGTCGTGCAAGACACGCCGTTTGTCACGAAAGGAAGGTTGTAGGGTGCATGCTCGCCGCTCAAGCGCTCGTACATCTTCTCCCGGATATGCTCCCGAAGAGTGTTGCCGTTCCATGTCTGCCCTTGGAAAATAAAAGTTTCGTTAGCGTGTAGCGTCCAGAAATGTACGAGTTCCAGCGTCAGTTCATCATGGTTCTGAAGTGCGTGAATGAGAGACGCCGGGTCGATGCCGTACTGATGGACTTTGCGTAGCATCAGTCGCAAGAATTCAGTGTCTCCCGTCAGAAGTGCATGCTGATACGCAGGACGTGTGACGAAGTCGTAAGACAGGTCAGCGCCATTTTTGGACATTGCCGCCATGTCTTCGAGGGTGAGATTGAGTTCCTGAAAGCTGAACCCACCGGCCTTACGAATCGCCCCGGCGAGAAGCTGGTTGCCCGCGACCGCGAGTGGATGGCTCTGCGACCATGCACTGCCGTGTGGTCTTCGCTCGATGCCCAGGAAGCCGTTGGCATCTAGGCGAAGTCCGCGAGCGCCGAGGACGTCCAGGGAGTGCAGAGCATCACCGATACTGATTTGTTGGGCGGCGAACGTTGGGTCGAGCCAGTTTAGTGACGGTTGACCTTCCTTAAAATAGTGAAGGTATACCCACCGGCGCATTACGCCGTCTACGCCAAGTACAGGCGCGGTTGCACTCCAGTCTGTTTCCTTGACGCCTGGCGCAAAAAACATTACCCGCTGAAGTTGGCCAACGATGTAGCACTTGCTTTTCAGGGTGTCGACCACGTCGGCCGGCAGATTGATGGAATCTTTTCCACCCGGTACGTCTGGCAAAAGGTTCCAGTCGCTAGGCATGATCTCGATCATATGGTAAAGGCCCGGATAGTCCCCGTAATTCATCTCAGCGAGCCGGAAGTCGGGGCCTTTGCCAGTATGCAAAGGAATGACATCGTCAATGACAACAGCGTTGTGCGCTGCCGCCATGCGACTCATTGCTATGAAATCTTCTTCTGTACCGAATCTGGAATCGATCTCCAGGCCAATGCGATCAAAGTTGCCGTCTACCGAATGGGTAAAGCGCTCGCCATTAAGACCACCGGCGACTTTGGTTGGACCCGGGTGAAGTGCATTAATACCCATCGAGGACAACGAACGCCACAGTGTCTCGCTTCCCAATGCCTGGAGTACCGACTGTCCCGGTGCGGCTATAACCGCGCTTGGGTACGCGGTGAACCATACAGACGAATTTGCGCACACCCCACGCGGGCGGGCCTCGGCATAGGGGTGACGCCAAAGCTTGGCTTGCCCCGCATAACTGCGTGCCCGTGCGCGAACCTGGTGGAGCATTGAAAGACTCACGAGCCACTGGATATGCTCTGAAGCCGGAACATTCATGGCAGACCTCCTCGAGATATTCTTGAGGCGATTTCAGCGTTTGGGCGCGCTCAACCAGCGCCGTGGAATACCACGAGGCCAATGAGCCTTCATGCCTCGCTACAGTTTGCGCGCACGTCACCGCGCGTGCCGGGTCCCCCCTGACCGTCATAGCCGACGATAGCCTTCACTTCGAGAAACGCCTCCAGACCCCACTCGCCATATTCACGGCCGTTGCCCGATCGCTTATAACCGCCGAACGGCGAGCCCGCGTCCCACGCCGGATAGTTCAGATAGACGCTGCCCGCCCGCAGCCGGAACGCCAGACGCCGGGCGCGCGTCGGATCCGTGGATTGAACGTATGCAGCAAGTCCAAACGGTGTATCGTTAGCAATCGCGATCGCGTCATCCTCGTCGCGATACGGCATGATGGCGAGCACTGGACCGAAAATCTCTTCTTGTGCAATCGTCATCGAAGGGTCGACGTTTGCGAATACCGTTGGCCGCGCGTAGTAGCCGCGCGTCAGGCCATCGGGACGTCCCGGCCCGCCTGCTGCGAGCAGTGCGCCTTCCTCGATGCCTTTTTTGATCAGCCGTTGCACGCGCGTATATTGCACGTCACTCACCACAGGGCCGATCGTGGTGCGGTCGTCGTTCGCGGGGCCCACACAGTGAGAGGCCGCCGCATGCTGTGCAATGCGCACGGCCTCGTCGTGCAGCGCTGCGGGCACCAGCATGCGTGTCGGCGCGTTACACGACTGGCCGCTGTTGCCAAAGCACTCATAGACGCCCGAGGTAACGGCGGCTTCCAGGTCCACATCGTCGAGAAGAATGTTTGCGGACTTACCGCCGAGTTCCTGATGCACGCGCTTGACGGTCGGCGCTGCGAGCTTCGCGATTTCCACTCCCGCCTGCGTCGACCCGGTGAACGACACCATGTCGACGTCCGGATGACTGCAGAGCGCCGCGCCCACTGTCGGGCCGTCGCCGTTCACGAGATTGAACACGCCCGGCGGCACGCCCGCGGCATCGAGAATCTCGGCGAACAGCACGGCGTTCAGCGGCGAGATCTCGCTCGGCTTGAGCACCATCGTGCAGCCGGCGGCAATCGCGGGGGCGACCTTGCAGACAATCTGATTGATCGGCCAGTTCCACGGCGTGATGAGCGCGGCCACGCCGACTGGCTCGTAATTGACAAGTGTCGTGCCCTTCTTGCGCTGCCACGCGAAGCGCTCGCAGGTACGCAGGAGTTCTTCGAGGTGACGTCTGCCGAGCGCGGCCTGCCATGTATGTGAAAGCATTTTCGGCGCGCCGATCTCGCGCGAAATGATATCGGCCATCTCGTCGTAACGCGCCGTATAAGCATCGAGTATGCGGCGAATCAGTGCGACGCGCTGGGTCAGCGGCGTCAGCGAAAATGACGCGAACGCGCGCTTTGCGGCTGTCACCGCGCGCTCCACGTCGTCGGCATTACCGAGTGCGATCTGCGCGAACGCTTCTTCCGTGCAGGGATCGACAACGGCGAGGCGCGCGCAGCCCGACGGCGCGACCCAGATGCCGTCGATGTAAAACTTCTGTGCATTCAACATCTGCTTCTCAGTCCGAGAGAGTTTCAAGAAGAACTGCCGGGATTGTTAATCCAGAGCCAAACCCGTTAGCTTCGACCGCAGGCTCTCCAGGGTGAGCTGGGCAGCTGGGCGTACTGAAGCATGGCTCCCCCGACTTTCGTCGTCTGCTCATATGGTTTGAAAGACGCGTCGACATTTACAAGGGATTGCTGACGATAGGATGCCACCTTTGCCGGTGGAGATTTTCAATGTTCCGAACCGGTCTTTTGAAATTTCCTCCATGGCATGCAAACTATCCGGAAGGAGCGTGTAAAAATCAAAACAAACAGCACACCCGAGTCGCCTAATGCGCAGTATAGCGAAAAGGACTTTTGTGCCTTTGATCGCAATCAACGAATGACTACGTTGTACTGAATACATCGTCGGCGCTTCCACTCCCGAAGTTACGTTGTGTTGTCAAACGCAACCTCATGCATGGACGCCCCCGGTTTGCCAAGCTTTCATGATGCGATGTATCGAAGGTCATGATTGCAGCCATGCATCCGGACTTTGTTGCCGTGCGCAGGCCGGCTGTCCCTGATGGAATATGCTGACGGGGTCCCGATCAAGTTGGCGAGCTTGGCGCTCCTTGAGATTTGTCGGGTTTGACCCGTCACGGTCTGACCTGTGTTGCCATCACGTCATGATTGCCCAGGCAATCGGTGGAAGTGTCCTTCTTTTGTGGCGAGATTGTTGCCGTCGGGGATTACACGTTCAGCCGGCAGCTTGATAACCGAGCTGGTATGACCGCCCGTGAGCCAGCAACGCCCATACGATCCGGGCGTTCTTGTTGGCCAGCGCGACTGCTACCACATTGGGATTGCGACGCTGTAGCAGGCGAGGCAGCCAACCTTCTTGATCGTTCCTGCGTTGAACAGCCCGGATGACGGCACGCGCCCCGTGGATCAACAAGGTTCGCAAATAAGTGTCGCCCCTCTTACTGATGCCGAGCAGAATATTTTTTCCGCCGCTTGAATTCTGTTTGGGTACCAGGCCGAGCCATGCAGCGAGCTGGCGCCCGCTGGTGAAGCCTTTGGCATCACCGACCGAAGCTACTAATGCAGTTGCCGTAATCGGCCCAATGCCGGGCACCTGCGCGAGCTTGAGACTCGCGTCATTGTCGCGATGCCATCTTTGGATCTGTGCCTCCAGATCCCGGACCTGTCGATCGAGCTCCTTCAGATGTTCCATCAAACGTTGAATCAGCAACCGGAACGATCCGGTCAGGTCGTTAGCCGCATCTTCAACTAAAGCTGGCACGCGACGGGCGATGTGAGCAATGCCCTGTGGAACGACGAGCCCAAATTCGCTAAGCAGTCCGCGGATCTGGTTCGCCTGTGCCGTACGGGCTTTTACGAAGCCCTGACGTACGCGATGTAGCGACAACACTGATTGCTGCTCGACATTCTTGATCGGCACAAATCGCATGTTGGGCCGCGCGACTGCCTCGCAAATGGCTTCGGCGTCGGCCGCGTCGTTCTTGTTCGTCTTGACGTACGGTTTCACGAACTGTGGTGCGATTAGGCGAACGGTGTGTCCCATGCCCTGAAGCTTTCGGGCCCAGTAGTGAGCGCTCCCGCAGGCTTCTATCCCGATCACACAGGCTGGCAGGTTCGCGAAGAACGGCAGCATCTGATCCCGCTTGAGCACCTTCTTCAAGACCGCTCTGCCATGCTCATTTACGCCATGCACAGCAAACACAGATTTAGCCAGATCGATGCCAATTGTCGTAATCTTCATGATGGGCGCTCCCCTCGGGTTAGGTGGTTGCTTCGACACTTCCACTCTGGCACATTGATGCCGTATCGGGTGGGGGCGTCCATCCCATTAAGTTGACACAGCTTCAGTGTCGGTCGGTCTTATGCGCGTAGCCGTATCGAATGACATGGAATCACTAAAGGAAAACCGAGACATCTGGTGTACGCGTCATATCCATGGCAGCTTCGCCGACGAAAAAAGCGGCAACGGTTGGATGCGGTGCGGCGGCCGTAGATTCCGGCGACGACATTGCCCGCTGAAACGGGCATACGACTTACGCGCCGAGCAGGATTACGCGGGCTCGGCGTCATGGCAAATGGCGGAAGAGGCGTGCCCCCGGAGCATTTCTGTCTCAAGCAGCATGTTCGCCGGAACCGCGCGGAACCATAAATGGCCTTGCCCCATCAGCGCGTGCGGCAGGCTCCAGCGGTGTTTGTCGATCTCAACGCGGTAGTCGATGTGAACGGTTACCGTGTTGAATCGTGCAAGTTTATAGGGTTGAGCTAGCAGCGACTGCAGTGCCGGCGCGTCCATTCGGCGAATGTGTTGGCACGGCATCCCGGGAGCTTCTGGAAAGGACGCTCGTTCAGGTTCTTGAGCAGCGGTCGGATCACTTCATTGACCGAGTGGGACCGACGCAAACCGATGACGGCGCAGGCGCGCCATGATCTAGCGTTCGACCACTTGGACCAACTAGTCCAGTACGGCGCCGCCCGCGCGAGATTCATAGCGGTCGGTGTTGATTTGCACGGAATCATGCTTGGCCGTCGTACGGATTGCTCGGCACCGAACGCGCGCCGGTCACGAGCCCTTCCTTGTGGGTTGTCGTAATTGACACCTTGACGCCAAATTTGTACAGCGTACGAGCCTTGCCTTTTGGCCCGACATTCGATTTCCGGTGCATGCAATGCGTAAAGCTTGTTCCTGTCCTTCTGCTTCTGCGACAGGATCCGCCTAGTGCGGCCGATCAACTCCGGCAGCGGATTGCGCCCGGTGTCAGCAACCGATTCGAACTGACGCTCCACGTCACGCATCACCCGGGCAAGGCGCGAGCGCAATGTACGCAGGGCCTTCATCATGCGCTTGTACTGCTTCGCATGGGCGTATTGGCCAATCTGACGCGCCAGATGCGGTGCCTCGCGGTTGTAGATCTTCCGCGGCTTCAGTCCGTGCCGTGCTGCAGCCTTCACCAGATATTCTCACACCGTTCGAGCAGGCGCGAATCGGTTGGATGGACGATCGGATTTTGCATGACTGTCGTGTCGCGATCACGCGTTTTGCGCTTGAGGCCTTGATAACGTTTCTGCGCTTCGCCGCTTGGATCCTCTCGGCCAGCAGTTCTTCAACGCAGGCTTCTTCCAGGCGCTTGCGCCAGCGCGTCAGCCTCGACGGATCGACCGGCGGCTCCGTCTGCAAATACGTCTCGCCGGTAAAGACCTGGACGATACGGGTTCTCTACCCATTGCCAGACCACTTCCTCGTCCGACAGATCGAACGCATGCTGGAGATTCAACAGCCCAGCAATTGACCTCGGTGACGTTGCCGGACAACCCTAGCGTGAGACGAAGCTCGCGCTCATTGAGGTATCAAGCCGATCCCTGTTGATCAGATCGGCCAGATGTACCTGCGGGTGCTTCAGATTGATCTGCTAGAACAGATCGCCTTCGCTCACCGGAATTTTCCGGGAAACTACCCATGATCTGGCAGGTCCCATGCAAATGCATCAACCACTTTCCACTTCAAGCCCTTGCTGTACAAGGTGATTCGAATTATTCAGACCCGACTCCTTAGACGTTAGGTGTCGCGAATTGGGTGTTAATCACGGCCTCGACCAGCGTAATTCCGTTGGGGGTAAGTGTTACCACATCCCTATCGATTATGACCAACGCCTTGTCAACCAGCGTTCTAAGCGTGGGGCGGATGATCGGATTGTGGAAGAAGCTTCTGCCATCAAAACGCCGCCTGAACACGTTGTCATTCACCGGAACTAGTGTGGAGAGAGCCATTTTGAAAGCGTTCACTTCGCGCTGAAGCGGGGAGACCCCTCGGCTTTCCTCAATGGGCAGACGGTTTTCATCCAGAGCTTCCTTGTATCTTTTGTAGCCGGTGATGTTGATGGCCTCGGCCCGGGTACATTTCGAGCTGGCGCCGAGGCCGATCGCCACTT carries:
- a CDS encoding aldehyde dehydrogenase family protein, which encodes MLNAQKFYIDGIWVAPSGCARLAVVDPCTEEAFAQIALGNADDVERAVTAAKRAFASFSLTPLTQRVALIRRILDAYTARYDEMADIISREIGAPKMLSHTWQAALGRRHLEELLRTCERFAWQRKKGTTLVNYEPVGVAALITPWNWPINQIVCKVAPAIAAGCTMVLKPSEISPLNAVLFAEILDAAGVPPGVFNLVNGDGPTVGAALCSHPDVDMVSFTGSTQAGVEIAKLAAPTVKRVHQELGGKSANILLDDVDLEAAVTSGVYECFGNSGQSCNAPTRMLVPAALHDEAVRIAQHAAASHCVGPANDDRTTIGPVVSDVQYTRVQRLIKKGIEEGALLAAGGPGRPDGLTRGYYARPTVFANVDPSMTIAQEEIFGPVLAIMPYRDEDDAIAIANDTPFGLAAYVQSTDPTRARRLAFRLRAGSVYLNYPAWDAGSPFGGYKRSGNGREYGEWGLEAFLEVKAIVGYDGQGGPGTRGDVRANCSEA
- a CDS encoding IS110 family RNA-guided transposase codes for the protein MKITTIGIDLAKSVFAVHGVNEHGRAVLKKVLKRDQMLPFFANLPACVIGIEACGSAHYWARKLQGMGHTVRLIAPQFVKPYVKTNKNDAADAEAICEAVARPNMRFVPIKNVEQQSVLSLHRVRQGFVKARTAQANQIRGLLSEFGLVVPQGIAHIARRVPALVEDAANDLTGSFRLLIQRLMEHLKELDRQVRDLEAQIQRWHRDNDASLKLAQVPGIGPITATALVASVGDAKGFTSGRQLAAWLGLVPKQNSSGGKNILLGISKRGDTYLRTLLIHGARAVIRAVQRRNDQEGWLPRLLQRRNPNVVAVALANKNARIVWALLAHGRSYQLGYQAAG
- the treS gene encoding maltose alpha-D-glucosyltransferase translates to MNVPASEHIQWLVSLSMLHQVRARARSYAGQAKLWRHPYAEARPRGVCANSSVWFTAYPSAVIAAPGQSVLQALGSETLWRSLSSMGINALHPGPTKVAGGLNGERFTHSVDGNFDRIGLEIDSRFGTEEDFIAMSRMAAAHNAVVIDDVIPLHTGKGPDFRLAEMNYGDYPGLYHMIEIMPSDWNLLPDVPGGKDSINLPADVVDTLKSKCYIVGQLQRVMFFAPGVKETDWSATAPVLGVDGVMRRWVYLHYFKEGQPSLNWLDPTFAAQQISIGDALHSLDVLGARGLRLDANGFLGIERRPHGSAWSQSHPLAVAGNQLLAGAIRKAGGFSFQELNLTLEDMAAMSKNGADLSYDFVTRPAYQHALLTGDTEFLRLMLRKVHQYGIDPASLIHALQNHDELTLELVHFWTLHANETFIFQGQTWNGNTLREHIREKMYERLSGEHAPYNLPFVTNGVSCTTASVITAALNIRDLDAITPGDRDNIRQIHLLLAMFNALQPGVFAISGWDLVGALPLPIEAVEERTTDGDTRWVQRGAYDLTGENPHAYTSDEGIPRAVALYGTLPEQLADPASFASQLKRLLAVRDSYGIAASRQIEIPDVVAPGLLVMVHELPGGKETQITALNFGASTVDETIMLPCTAPGPVIDMLADSIIGHLDEPGKLRILLEGHRGVSLRIASSLSH
- a CDS encoding hemerythrin domain-containing protein, which encodes MTDSLSVWHTEHVSFSRLLDLLEEQLAVLRRGESPNYGLMNDILYYMRNFSDRIHHPREDVAYARLAKHDPGIQVVVNRVLQEHRVVSAAGDELLNRINEAAGDVIISRTALEAATATYLVYQRHHISTEERDLMPRAAQVLTEQDWAAVDAVVSASPDPRFGEKVLERLEALRKQIAVDARMQYT